Proteins from one Salaquimonas pukyongi genomic window:
- a CDS encoding pyrimidine 5'-nucleotidase yields the protein MKDAFSNITEWVFDLDNTLYPRHTDLFKQIDWKMTDYVASLTGLAKDEARKLQKQLYRDHGTTLNGLMMEYSIDPHDYLAHVHDIDYGEVEANPALGELIASLPGRKHIFTNGDVRHAENTLRAIGIEPVFDSMFDIVAADFEPKPARGPYEKFLKAHVVHPVEAVMFEDMPRNLEVPKDLGMVTVLIVPRSGSTHSAEQWELAGGDAPHIDHVTDHLDDFLADVLEAIGPARNPA from the coding sequence ATGAAAGACGCTTTCAGTAATATCACCGAGTGGGTGTTCGACCTCGACAACACGCTCTATCCCCGCCACACCGATCTGTTCAAGCAGATCGACTGGAAGATGACCGACTATGTGGCGTCATTGACGGGGCTGGCAAAAGACGAGGCACGCAAGCTGCAAAAGCAGCTTTATCGCGATCACGGCACCACCCTCAACGGGCTGATGATGGAATACAGCATCGACCCCCATGACTATCTCGCCCATGTGCATGACATCGACTATGGTGAGGTGGAGGCAAATCCGGCGCTGGGCGAACTGATCGCCTCTCTGCCCGGACGCAAACACATTTTCACCAATGGCGATGTGCGGCATGCCGAAAACACCCTGCGCGCCATTGGCATTGAGCCGGTTTTCGACAGCATGTTTGACATTGTTGCTGCCGATTTCGAGCCGAAGCCGGCACGCGGCCCCTACGAGAAATTCCTGAAGGCCCATGTGGTCCACCCGGTTGAAGCGGTCATGTTCGAGGACATGCCGCGCAATCTTGAAGTCCCCAAGGATCTGGGCATGGTAACCGTGCTCATCGTGCCGCGGTCAGGTTCGACCCACTCGGCCGAACAATGGGAACTTGCAGGCGGCGACGCGCCTCACATCGATCATGTGACCGACCACCTTGATGATTTCCTCGCGGACGTATTGGAAGCCATCGGGCCTGCCAGAAATCCTGCATGA
- the dapD gene encoding 2,3,4,5-tetrahydropyridine-2,6-dicarboxylate N-succinyltransferase, which produces MSQSATAADHSALESIIEKAFEERDAITISTTGEVREAVEEALNLLDSGQARVASRAGDGAWTVHQWLKKAVLLSFRLNDMEVIPGGNGNATWWDKVPSKFEGWGENQFRAAGFRAVPGSIVRRSAYIAKGVVLMPSFVNLGAYVDEGSMVDGWATVGSCAQIGKNVHLSGGVGIGGVLEPMQAGPTIIEDNCFIGARSEVVEGCIVREGSVLGMGVYIGKSTKIVNRATGEVLYGEVPPYSVVVAGAMPGKALPNGDAGPSLYCAVIVKTVDEQTRSKTGINELLRD; this is translated from the coding sequence ATGTCCCAATCCGCCACCGCGGCTGATCATTCCGCTCTGGAAAGCATCATTGAGAAGGCCTTTGAGGAACGCGACGCGATTACCATCAGCACCACCGGCGAGGTGCGCGAAGCGGTCGAGGAAGCGCTCAACCTGCTCGACAGCGGCCAGGCGCGGGTTGCCTCGCGGGCCGGGGACGGTGCCTGGACGGTGCATCAATGGTTGAAAAAGGCGGTGCTTTTGTCCTTCCGTCTCAACGATATGGAAGTCATCCCCGGCGGCAATGGCAACGCCACCTGGTGGGACAAGGTACCGTCAAAATTCGAAGGCTGGGGGGAAAACCAGTTTCGCGCAGCCGGTTTCCGCGCCGTGCCGGGCTCGATCGTGCGCCGGTCTGCCTATATCGCCAAGGGTGTGGTGTTGATGCCTTCCTTCGTCAATCTCGGGGCCTATGTGGACGAGGGCTCCATGGTGGATGGCTGGGCGACAGTCGGCTCGTGTGCCCAGATCGGCAAGAATGTGCATCTTTCCGGCGGTGTCGGCATTGGCGGTGTGCTTGAGCCCATGCAGGCCGGGCCGACCATTATCGAGGACAACTGCTTCATCGGGGCACGTTCTGAAGTGGTCGAGGGCTGCATCGTGCGCGAGGGCTCGGTGCTCGGCATGGGTGTTTATATCGGCAAGTCGACGAAGATCGTGAACCGGGCAACCGGCGAAGTCCTGTATGGCGAAGTGCCGCCCTACTCGGTGGTGGTGGCCGGTGCGATGCCAGGCAAGGCGCTGCCCAATGGCGATGCCGGCCCGTCGCTTTACTGTGCGGTGATCGTCAAGACCGTCGATGAGCAGACCCGCTCGAAAACCGGCATCAACGAGTTGCTGCGGGACTGA
- a CDS encoding DUF817 domain-containing protein: MRRFTSLEKAIDQQAHRLLDALPERGIYGALVEFLVFGLKQAWACLFGGLMLALIIGTHLAYPDSAWLTRYDFLFLAALTIQLVMVLGRLETWDEAKVILIFHIVGTAMEIFKTHAGSWIYPEENLFRIGGVPLFSGFMYAAVGSYLARISRLFDMRYTHYPRHWHTMVLAIAIYVNFFVHHFIWDFRWLLFAATAVLYWRCFVHYRVFRHTHKMPLLLGFGLVALFIWFAENLGTVSKAWLYPTQLQGWTMVSPAKLGAWYLLMIISFVLVTIVHRPKEPAQP; encoded by the coding sequence ATGAGGCGCTTCACCTCCCTTGAAAAGGCGATAGACCAGCAGGCACACCGGCTGCTCGATGCACTGCCGGAGCGTGGCATCTACGGCGCGCTGGTTGAGTTTTTGGTGTTCGGGTTAAAGCAGGCATGGGCCTGTCTCTTTGGCGGGCTGATGCTGGCTCTGATCATCGGCACCCATCTTGCCTACCCGGACAGTGCGTGGCTGACACGCTACGATTTTCTGTTTTTGGCAGCGCTCACCATCCAGCTTGTCATGGTGTTGGGCAGGCTGGAGACCTGGGATGAAGCGAAGGTAATCCTGATTTTTCACATCGTCGGCACGGCCATGGAAATCTTCAAGACTCATGCCGGATCCTGGATTTATCCGGAAGAAAACCTGTTTCGCATCGGCGGCGTGCCGTTGTTTTCAGGCTTCATGTATGCCGCCGTCGGCAGCTATCTTGCACGCATCAGCCGCTTGTTCGACATGCGCTACACGCACTATCCAAGGCATTGGCACACGATGGTGCTTGCCATAGCGATTTACGTGAACTTTTTTGTGCATCATTTCATTTGGGATTTCCGCTGGCTGCTGTTTGCCGCAACCGCAGTGCTCTACTGGCGCTGTTTCGTTCATTACCGGGTCTTCCGCCATACCCATAAAATGCCGTTGCTGCTCGGATTCGGACTGGTCGCGCTGTTCATCTGGTTTGCGGAAAACCTAGGCACCGTCTCAAAAGCCTGGCTGTATCCCACGCAATTGCAAGGCTGGACCATGGTTTCCCCGGCCAAGCTGGGTGCTTGGTACCTGCTGATGATCATTTCCTTCGTGCTGGTGACAATCGTTCACAGGCCGAAGGAACCCGCCCAGCCCTAG
- the argB gene encoding acetylglutamate kinase encodes MSENFDNLSEPEKQARLLSKALPYMQKYENHTVVVKYGGHAMGDALLGQAFARDIALLKQSGINPIVVHGGGPQIGQMLEKMQIQSRFESGLRVTDEKTMEIVEMVLAGSINKEIVAMINAEGEWAIGLCGKDGNMVFAEKAKKTVIDPDSNIEKMLDLGFVGHVTEVDRTLLDLLARSEMIPVIAPVAPGRDGHTYNINADTFAGAIAGALSAKRLLFLTDVPGVMDKDKNVQKELTATQCKAMIRDGTIAGGMIPKVETCIEAIEKGVEGVVILNGKTPHAVLLELFTEHGAGTLILPS; translated from the coding sequence GAGCGAAAACTTCGACAATCTGAGTGAACCTGAAAAACAGGCGAGGCTGCTGTCCAAGGCCCTGCCCTACATGCAGAAATACGAAAACCACACGGTTGTGGTGAAGTATGGCGGGCATGCCATGGGGGATGCGCTTTTGGGCCAGGCCTTTGCGCGCGACATTGCACTGTTGAAACAGTCGGGCATCAACCCGATCGTCGTCCATGGCGGCGGGCCGCAAATCGGCCAGATGCTGGAAAAGATGCAGATCCAGTCGCGCTTCGAGAGCGGCTTGAGGGTTACCGATGAAAAGACGATGGAAATCGTCGAGATGGTGCTGGCGGGATCCATCAACAAGGAAATCGTCGCCATGATCAATGCCGAGGGCGAATGGGCGATCGGCCTCTGTGGCAAGGACGGTAACATGGTGTTCGCGGAAAAGGCGAAGAAGACCGTCATTGATCCGGACTCCAACATCGAAAAAATGCTCGATCTGGGGTTTGTCGGCCACGTCACTGAAGTGGATCGCACCCTGCTCGACCTGCTGGCCCGTTCGGAGATGATCCCCGTGATTGCGCCGGTGGCGCCGGGCCGGGATGGCCATACTTACAACATCAATGCCGATACCTTTGCCGGCGCGATTGCCGGGGCGCTGAGCGCCAAGCGGCTGCTGTTTTTGACCGATGTCCCCGGCGTGATGGACAAGGACAAGAACGTCCAGAAGGAACTCACGGCTACCCAGTGCAAGGCAATGATCAGGGACGGGACCATTGCCGGCGGCATGATCCCCAAGGTGGAAACCTGTATTGAGGCGATTGAAAAGGGCGTGGAGGGCGTCGTCATTCTAAACGGCAAGACGCCCCATGCAGTGCTGCTCGAACTGTTCACCGAGCACGGCGCGGGAACGCTGATTTTGCCGTCCTGA
- a CDS encoding EamA family transporter, whose amino-acid sequence MEILYEPWVLITLCAAFLQNIRSSLQKHLKGVMGTAGATFVRFGFGVPVAFLLLFLLLQVQGKPLPALSASFAAWVAVAALAQIIAQALLIAVFSYQNFVVGSAYSRTEPIQAALFGLVFLGEFATTGVLIAIAIAMAGVMLMSVAKTRVTPLSLVTGLLSPGAGMGLLSGAFFGLAAVCYRGASLSLEGPGYMIQAAVTLCVAITLQSVLLAAWIAWRNPGEFSAIASAWKPSALVGLVGALASFGWFAAMTLQQASVVKTLAQVEILFTMATSWFVFRERITATELMGVFLVTAGILALLWFG is encoded by the coding sequence ATGGAGATACTCTACGAGCCCTGGGTGCTGATCACGCTTTGCGCGGCGTTTCTGCAGAACATTCGCTCCTCGCTGCAAAAGCACCTGAAGGGCGTGATGGGAACGGCAGGCGCGACCTTCGTGCGCTTTGGTTTCGGTGTTCCGGTGGCGTTCTTGCTGTTGTTCTTGCTGCTGCAAGTGCAGGGCAAACCGCTCCCTGCACTTAGTGCCTCCTTTGCCGCCTGGGTAGCCGTGGCCGCCTTGGCGCAAATCATCGCTCAGGCGCTGTTGATAGCCGTCTTTTCCTACCAGAATTTCGTCGTTGGCTCTGCTTATTCGCGCACCGAGCCAATACAGGCTGCCCTTTTCGGTCTCGTTTTTCTGGGGGAATTTGCAACCACCGGCGTCCTGATTGCCATCGCGATTGCCATGGCCGGTGTCATGTTGATGTCGGTGGCAAAAACCCGGGTAACGCCGCTTTCCCTTGTCACGGGCCTCCTGTCACCCGGGGCGGGAATGGGGCTGCTTTCCGGCGCCTTCTTCGGCCTTGCTGCGGTCTGTTATCGCGGTGCTTCCCTGTCCCTTGAAGGGCCGGGTTACATGATCCAGGCAGCCGTGACCCTGTGTGTGGCGATTACCCTGCAGTCGGTTCTGCTCGCTGCATGGATTGCCTGGCGCAATCCCGGGGAGTTTTCCGCCATCGCAAGCGCCTGGAAGCCCTCTGCGCTGGTCGGCCTTGTCGGCGCGCTCGCCTCCTTCGGCTGGTTTGCCGCCATGACCCTTCAGCAGGCATCAGTGGTAAAGACCCTGGCCCAGGTGGAAATCCTTTTCACCATGGCGACGTCCTGGTTCGTTTTTCGCGAGCGCATTACGGCAACCGAACTCATGGGCGTTTTTCTGGTTACCGCCGGGATACTCGCCCTGTTGTGGTTTGGTTAG
- a CDS encoding LOG family protein, translating into MHRGPLVPSPEDVEKSHKVPDTPQTRAPAYRLAFDDKDFLCREELRPVRLQLELLKPEMILSERGVDSTVVLFGGARIPEPGKEAWAAKNEVQKKNLEANAQYYVEAREFARLASLYSAKTYNKEMVVCTGGGPGVMEAGSRGADDVGAPSIGLNIVLPHEQAPNEYVTPDLCFNFHYFAIRKMHFLMRAKAIAVFPGGFGTMDEMFEALTLIQTKRMDPVPFLLFGKSFWTSIIHFDELARQGTISPGDLDLFHFVDTAKEGWELIVNHYELPRA; encoded by the coding sequence ATGCATCGCGGGCCGCTGGTCCCTTCACCGGAAGATGTCGAGAAATCCCACAAGGTTCCCGATACGCCGCAGACCCGTGCCCCGGCCTACCGTCTTGCCTTTGATGACAAGGATTTTCTTTGCCGTGAGGAGCTACGCCCTGTCCGCCTGCAGCTTGAATTGCTGAAACCTGAAATGATCCTTTCCGAGCGCGGCGTGGATTCGACCGTGGTCCTGTTCGGCGGTGCGCGCATTCCCGAACCCGGCAAGGAAGCTTGGGCGGCCAAGAATGAGGTTCAGAAGAAAAACCTGGAGGCCAATGCCCAATATTATGTTGAAGCGCGGGAGTTTGCCCGCCTGGCCTCGCTCTATTCAGCAAAAACCTACAACAAGGAAATGGTGGTGTGTACCGGCGGCGGGCCCGGCGTGATGGAGGCAGGCTCGCGCGGCGCCGATGATGTGGGTGCACCCTCGATCGGACTCAACATTGTGTTGCCCCACGAGCAGGCACCCAATGAATACGTCACCCCCGATCTGTGCTTCAACTTCCACTATTTTGCGATCCGCAAGATGCATTTCCTGATGCGCGCCAAGGCGATTGCCGTCTTCCCCGGCGGGTTTGGAACCATGGATGAAATGTTCGAGGCGCTGACCCTGATCCAGACCAAGCGCATGGATCCGGTGCCCTTTTTGCTGTTCGGCAAATCATTTTGGACCTCGATCATCCATTTCGACGAGCTTGCACGCCAGGGCACCATTTCTCCTGGAGACCTCGATCTGTTCCATTTCGTCGATACCGCAAAGGAAGGCTGGGAGTTGATCGTAAATCACTACGAGCTTCCCCGGGCCTGA